One window of Flavobacterium dauae genomic DNA carries:
- a CDS encoding site-specific integrase — METTKKSTFKVLFYLKKNAPKKNGKVTVMCRITVNGKQSAFSTKLDITATNWDLKYGRVLGKSREAQDVNSKLDKIRSGIEECYSKILKNEGAVNSTKLKNAFLGMESGELTFFKFYEQFLSDYEKKVNSGLRVNGTRSKYKTLLRHLRNFVRTRYGYSDVSFNDLTPDFVQDFDYYLRDDQSLTHNTIWLYMIGFTTLCRLAMSRNHLAFNPFSEYKNTKKDKDRGYLLRNELEQLVTFNCDKKKDELVKDLFVFSCFTGLSYSDMKGLRNSNIQDFFDGNQWIIIRRKKTATSSNVMLLDIPKMIIEKYAGFSKDGKVFSVPSNTVCNDSLKRISQQIECLKEKKVTFHLARHTFATLFLSEGVPLESLSKMLGHKNIATTQIYAKILNEKVGKDMQKVSHKFKSMESSFGAQL, encoded by the coding sequence ATGGAAACGACAAAAAAATCAACGTTTAAGGTTCTTTTCTACCTTAAAAAGAATGCTCCGAAGAAGAACGGAAAGGTTACGGTTATGTGCAGGATTACCGTAAATGGTAAACAATCTGCATTCAGTACAAAGCTGGATATTACCGCAACAAATTGGGATTTGAAGTACGGCAGGGTTTTAGGAAAAAGCCGAGAAGCCCAAGATGTGAACAGCAAACTTGACAAAATCCGTTCAGGTATTGAGGAATGCTATTCCAAAATTCTGAAGAACGAGGGGGCTGTAAACAGTACTAAACTTAAAAATGCCTTCCTCGGTATGGAAAGCGGAGAACTTACTTTTTTTAAATTTTACGAACAGTTTCTGTCTGACTATGAGAAAAAAGTCAATAGCGGACTTCGGGTAAATGGAACACGGAGTAAGTACAAAACACTATTAAGACATCTTCGCAATTTTGTACGTACAAGATACGGTTACTCCGATGTATCTTTTAACGACCTTACTCCTGATTTTGTACAGGACTTTGATTACTACCTGCGTGATGACCAAAGCTTGACACATAACACGATTTGGCTGTATATGATTGGCTTTACCACGCTTTGCCGATTGGCAATGAGCAGAAATCATCTTGCTTTTAATCCGTTCAGCGAGTATAAGAACACAAAAAAGGACAAAGACAGAGGTTATCTGTTACGGAATGAATTGGAACAACTTGTAACGTTCAACTGCGATAAAAAGAAAGACGAATTGGTTAAAGACCTGTTTGTTTTCAGTTGCTTTACTGGTCTTTCCTATTCAGATATGAAAGGGCTTAGAAACAGCAATATTCAGGATTTTTTTGACGGTAACCAGTGGATTATCATACGTAGGAAAAAAACAGCCACATCGTCAAATGTGATGCTGTTGGATATTCCAAAAATGATTATCGAAAAATATGCAGGATTTTCAAAAGACGGAAAGGTATTTTCTGTACCATCAAATACAGTCTGTAATGATAGTTTGAAACGAATATCCCAACAGATTGAATGCCTGAAAGAAAAGAAAGTAACCTTTCATTTGGCACGCCATACGTTTGCCACGCTGTTTTTGAGCGAGGGCGTTCCGCTCGAAAGTTTGAGCAAGATGTTAGGGCATAAAAACATTGCTACTACACAGATTTACGCAAAAATTCTCAACGAGAAAGTTGGTAAGGATATGCAAAAGGTATCGCATAAGTTTAAAAGTATGGAAAGCTCTTTTGGGGCTCAACTTTAA
- a CDS encoding helix-turn-helix domain-containing protein produces the protein MKQIGNSNEDMLALLEAVVGIKNELLYIREYFHPLLKGEIYLSGEQVCEMLHISKRTLQQYRDDGLIPFIKLERKILFRESDIIKVLEDNYQR, from the coding sequence ATGAAACAGATTGGAAATTCAAACGAGGATATGCTTGCCTTGCTCGAAGCTGTGGTAGGCATCAAAAATGAACTGCTGTATATCAGGGAATATTTTCATCCACTTTTAAAAGGGGAAATTTACCTGTCAGGCGAACAGGTTTGCGAGATGTTGCATATCAGCAAACGGACGTTGCAACAGTACAGGGACGACGGACTAATACCTTTTATCAAGCTCGAACGGAAAATCCTTTTTCGAGAAAGTGATATTATCAAGGTGTTGGAAGACAACTATCAGCGTTAG
- a CDS encoding helix-turn-helix domain-containing protein, whose amino-acid sequence MEITVLDIQILKALHREVKEVSNLIREMTAPYKALQQATKWLDQQEACQLLNISKRTLQTYRAKGILGATQINRKTYFRLSEVELLMQGERPLKKQKK is encoded by the coding sequence ATGGAAATAACGGTTTTAGACATTCAGATTTTGAAAGCATTGCATAGGGAAGTTAAGGAAGTTTCCAATTTGATAAGAGAAATGACTGCACCCTACAAAGCATTGCAACAGGCAACGAAATGGCTCGACCAACAGGAAGCCTGTCAACTACTGAACATCAGCAAAAGAACTTTGCAGACGTACAGGGCAAAGGGCATTCTTGGGGCAACACAAATCAATCGGAAAACGTATTTCAGATTATCCGAAGTGGAATTACTTATGCAGGGAGAGCGACCATTAAAAAAGCAAAAGAAATGA
- a CDS encoding GNAT family N-acetyltransferase, with amino-acid sequence MENITIQKTTLSDIEQLQKIGRETFAETFSSSNTKENMKKYLEEGFSFEKLTDELNNKNSEFYFALSENEVIGYLKINFGQSQTELQDSTALEIERIYVLKEFHGKKVGQVLYEKAIEIAKQKNADYVWLGVWEENPRAISFYKKNGFVEFDKHIFKLGDDEQTDIMMKLKLG; translated from the coding sequence ATGGAAAACATAACAATACAAAAGACGACATTAAGCGATATTGAACAGCTTCAAAAAATAGGCAGGGAAACATTTGCAGAAACTTTTTCTTCGAGCAATACAAAAGAAAATATGAAGAAATATTTAGAAGAGGGCTTTTCTTTTGAAAAGCTAACCGATGAACTGAATAATAAAAATTCAGAGTTTTATTTTGCCTTATCTGAAAATGAAGTAATCGGTTATTTAAAAATCAATTTCGGACAATCGCAAACTGAATTACAGGACAGCACAGCACTTGAAATAGAACGTATTTATGTTCTCAAAGAGTTTCACGGTAAAAAAGTCGGGCAAGTGCTTTATGAAAAAGCTATTGAAATTGCCAAACAGAAAAATGCAGACTATGTTTGGTTAGGCGTTTGGGAAGAAAACCCAAGAGCTATAAGCTTTTACAAGAAAAATGGTTTTGTAGAATTTGATAAGCACATTTTCAAATTGGGCGATGATGAACAGACCGATATAATGATGAAATTAAAATTGGGATAA
- a CDS encoding DUF6922 domain-containing protein, which yields MELKREHTNIPNLDRVFFWDFDIDAMDFNKAYKTIIARIVERGGQQEIDEIIRFYGYDKVVTAIRDEIYFLPNYAIDKALKFFPELKKEEMYCYLNRKDKPYHWI from the coding sequence ATGGAATTAAAAAGAGAACATACTAACATTCCAAATCTTGACCGTGTTTTTTTTTGGGATTTCGATATTGATGCAATGGACTTTAACAAAGCCTATAAGACTATTATTGCCCGTATTGTGGAGCGTGGCGGTCAGCAGGAAATTGATGAAATCATCCGTTTCTACGGTTATGATAAAGTAGTCACGGCTATCCGTGACGAAATTTACTTCCTTCCCAATTATGCCATTGACAAAGCTTTAAAATTCTTCCCTGAACTTAAAAAGGAAGAAATGTACTGTTACCTGAACCGTAAGGACAAACCTTACCATTGGATATAA
- a CDS encoding nucleotidyl transferase AbiEii/AbiGii toxin family protein yields MLHKETISTEMWDLLQRLMKDEKLKDFNLVGGTALSLQIGHRISIDIDLFTTKGFDEQTLLKHLADKYPAVVIRDMFDNTILLDIDKIKVDILAHKYLWQKPIETKEGVRLASLEDIGAMKLHAIFQNGTRIKDFIDMHFLLEHYPLKTYLQTYQSKYGGNPAMASYALLHHDNIDKEAKVKILGEKESDLKKIAERLKKAVDNPMFKFGERPNLPKKGRGFRR; encoded by the coding sequence ATGCTACACAAAGAAACGATCAGTACAGAGATGTGGGATCTTCTCCAAAGGCTGATGAAAGATGAAAAGCTGAAAGACTTTAATCTCGTTGGAGGTACTGCATTAAGCCTACAAATTGGTCATCGCATAAGTATTGATATAGACCTGTTCACTACAAAAGGCTTTGATGAACAAACTCTATTGAAACATTTAGCCGATAAGTATCCAGCGGTAGTGATAAGGGATATGTTTGACAATACAATCCTGCTCGATATAGACAAGATTAAAGTAGATATTCTCGCTCACAAATATCTTTGGCAAAAGCCTATTGAAACAAAAGAAGGAGTACGCTTAGCTTCCTTAGAAGATATAGGGGCAATGAAACTCCACGCTATCTTTCAAAATGGCACTCGTATAAAGGATTTTATAGATATGCATTTTCTTTTAGAACATTATCCGCTCAAAACTTATTTGCAGACCTACCAAAGTAAATATGGCGGTAATCCTGCGATGGCTTCATATGCCTTGTTACATCACGACAATATAGATAAGGAAGCAAAAGTAAAGATACTGGGAGAGAAAGAAAGTGATCTGAAAAAGATTGCTGAGAGATTAAAAAAAGCCGTTGATAATCCAATGTTCAAGTTCGGAGAAAGACCAAACCTGCCAAAAAAAGGGAGAGGTTTCAGGCGTTAA